One window from the genome of Engraulis encrasicolus isolate BLACKSEA-1 chromosome 16, IST_EnEncr_1.0, whole genome shotgun sequence encodes:
- the ptpn9b gene encoding tyrosine-protein phosphatase non-receptor type 9 isoform X2 produces the protein MAEALTTQEEAVEEFLTELQSREQTQNVVLVSEITAVKFLMARKFDVSRAIDLFQAYKNTRIKEGIYNINPEEEPLRTELLSGKFTVLPGRDSKGAALALFTARLHRPELTTHKAVLQAIIYQLDKAIESIQTQRDGLIFIYDMTNSTYANFDYELCVKILNLLKGAFPARLKCVFIVSSPLWFRAPFAVLRLFVREKLRERVCTVKAHELANHIPVSSLPEHLGGTLNYSHMAWVQSCFNAGSTGHGSDANDNPDCVGNLLRSYWPEQNIAPLDGTNANLPNHRSQVNHTQHWNGSALQGRGHHPPPQSDTPPDTPIHHIHTENTVVTETDWASDGQIQEEHGQGNGQGNDDEEEDEEEREEEEDGVPPLPQKSRPPPPSHSPPSLPVELMEVSVHMPELGGMTVHELVAHVKRSRKRGIYQEYEQIRKEPPTGTFTYSKNPSNQIKNRYSDVLCLDDSRVRLTTLDEEEDETSDYINASFMDGYKRSRAYIATQGPLPKTFGDFWRMVWEQMVLIIVMTTRVVERGRVKCGQYWPIEAGQTEDYGYFLVRNVHIETFQDFKLSHLELYNNQTGETRDVAHYLYLSWPDFGVPKSASAMLDFRAQVKERQEAGIQALGPHWTGPPGGPPIVVHCSAGIGRTGTFCTLDICLSRLEDIGTVDVEQTVRRMRTQRAYSIQTWDQYYFCYTAVIEHAQRTGLIPPLEWSDAELETDSE, from the exons GCTGTGGAGGAGTTCCTGACAGAGTTGCAGAGTCGGGAGCAAACACAGAATGTTGTGCTCGTCTCTGAAATTACTGCAGTGAAGTTTCTTATGGCACGCAAGTTTGATGTGTCCAGAGCCATTGACCTCTTTCAAGCCTACAAG AATACAAGAATAAAGGAAGGAATTTACAACATCAATCCAGAAGAGGAGCCCCTGAGAACAGAGCTGCTGAGTGGGAAGTTCACAGTGCTG CCTGGCCGGGATTCTAAGGGTGCTGCTCTGGCTTTATTCACCGCTCGCCTTCATCGGCCGGAACTCACAACACATAAGGCTGTGCTGCAGGCCATCATCTATCAACTGGATAAGGCCATTGAGAG CATTCAGACACAGCGGGATGGTCTAATATTCATCTACGATATGACCAATTCAACCTATGCTAACTTTGACTATGAGTTGTGTGTGAAGATACTCAATCTACTCAAA GGAGCGTTTCCTGCCCGACTGAAGTGTGTGTTTATCGTGTCATCTCCACTGTGGTTCAGAGCACCTTTTGCAGTGCTCCGTCTCTTTGTAAGAGAGAAGCTTCGGGAGAGG GTTTGTACCGTCAAGGCCCATGAACTGGCCAATCACATCCCAGTGTCATCTCTTCCTGAGCATCTGGGTGGGACCTTAAATTATAGTCATATGGCCTGGGTCCAGTCCTGTTTCAATGCTGGCTCCACCGGTCACGGTAGCGATGCCAATGACAACCCAGACTGTGTGGGTAACCTGCTGCGTTCCTACTGGCCAGAGCAGAATATTGCCCCTCTGGATGGGACCAATGCCAACTTGCCTAACCACCGAAGCCAAGTGAATCACACCCAGCACTGGAATGGCTCTGCCCTCCAAGGGCGTGGCCACCACCCTCCTCCACAGTCTGACACACCCCCCGATACGCCGatacaccacattcacacagaaAACACAGTTGTCACGGAAACAGATTGGGCGTCTGACGGACAAATTCAAGAGGAACATGGACAAGGTAATGGACAGGGAAATGatgacgaagaagaagacgaagaagaacgagaggaagaggaggacggggTTCCCCCTTTGCCACAGAAGTCccgtcctcctccaccctcccacaGTCCTCCATCGTTGCCTGTTGAGCTGATGGAAGTGTCCGTACACATGCCTGAGCTGGGGGGCATGACTGTGCATGAGCTTGTGGCACATGTGAAGAGGAGCCGCAAGAGGGGTATTTACCAGGAGTACGAGCAGATCCGCAAGGAGCCACCCACAGGAACCTTCACTTACTCAAA GAATCCTTCCAATCAGATCAAGAACCGTTACAGTGATGTCCTTTGTCTGGATGACTCTCGTGTCAGATTGACCACCctcgatgaggaggaggatgag ACATCAGACTACATTAACGCCAGCTTCATGGACGGTTACAAAAGGAGCCGAGCCTACATCGCCACTCAGG GGCCGCTCCCAAAAACATTTGGTGATTTCTGGAGAATGGTGTGGGAGCAAATGGTCTTAATAATCGTCATGACCACCAG agtTGTAGAGCGGGGACGTGTAAAGTGTGGGCAGTACTGGCCAATTGAAGCCGGCCAGACCGAAGACTATGGATATTTCCTGGTGAGGAATGTACACATCGAGACTTTCCAGGACTTCAAGTTGTCTCACCTCGAGCTTTACAATAACCAA ACCGGAGAGACGAGGGATGTCGCTCACTACCTGTATCTGAGTTGGCCTGATTTTGGTGTGCCAAAATCTGCCTCAGCCATGTTGGACTTCAGGGCTCAGGTGAAGGAAAGGCAAGAGGCGGGAATCCAAGCACTCGGACCTCACTGGACAGGGCCGCCGGGAGGTCCCCCAATTGTGGTGCACTGCAGCGCAGGCATTGGCCGCACAG GTACGTTTTGCACATTGGACATCTGTCTGTCTCGTTTGGAAGACATTGGGACTGTGGACGTGGAGCAGACTGTGCGCCGCATGCGAACCCAGCGTGCCTACAGCATCCAGACGTGGGACCAGTACTACTTCTGCTACACAGCAGTCATTGAGCACGCCCAGAGGACTGGCCTCATCCCCCCCCTTGAGTGGTCCGATGCTGAGCTCGAAACGGATAGCGAGTAA
- the ptpn9b gene encoding tyrosine-protein phosphatase non-receptor type 9 isoform X3, with product MHAVEEFLTELQSREQTQNVVLVSEITAVKFLMARKFDVSRAIDLFQAYKNTRIKEGIYNINPEEEPLRTELLSGKFTVLPGRDSKGAALALFTARLHRPELTTHKAVLQAIIYQLDKAIESIQTQRDGLIFIYDMTNSTYANFDYELCVKILNLLKGAFPARLKCVFIVSSPLWFRAPFAVLRLFVREKLRERVCTVKAHELANHIPVSSLPEHLGGTLNYSHMAWVQSCFNAGSTGHGSDANDNPDCVGNLLRSYWPEQNIAPLDGTNANLPNHRSQVNHTQHWNGSALQGRGHHPPPQSDTPPDTPIHHIHTENTVVTETDWASDGQIQEEHGQGNGQGNDDEEEDEEEREEEEDGVPPLPQKSRPPPPSHSPPSLPVELMEVSVHMPELGGMTVHELVAHVKRSRKRGIYQEYEQIRKEPPTGTFTYSKNPSNQIKNRYSDVLCLDDSRVRLTTLDEEEDETSDYINASFMDGYKRSRAYIATQGPLPKTFGDFWRMVWEQMVLIIVMTTRVVERGRVKCGQYWPIEAGQTEDYGYFLVRNVHIETFQDFKLSHLELYNNQTGETRDVAHYLYLSWPDFGVPKSASAMLDFRAQVKERQEAGIQALGPHWTGPPGGPPIVVHCSAGIGRTGTFCTLDICLSRLEDIGTVDVEQTVRRMRTQRAYSIQTWDQYYFCYTAVIEHAQRTGLIPPLEWSDAELETDSE from the exons GCTGTGGAGGAGTTCCTGACAGAGTTGCAGAGTCGGGAGCAAACACAGAATGTTGTGCTCGTCTCTGAAATTACTGCAGTGAAGTTTCTTATGGCACGCAAGTTTGATGTGTCCAGAGCCATTGACCTCTTTCAAGCCTACAAG AATACAAGAATAAAGGAAGGAATTTACAACATCAATCCAGAAGAGGAGCCCCTGAGAACAGAGCTGCTGAGTGGGAAGTTCACAGTGCTG CCTGGCCGGGATTCTAAGGGTGCTGCTCTGGCTTTATTCACCGCTCGCCTTCATCGGCCGGAACTCACAACACATAAGGCTGTGCTGCAGGCCATCATCTATCAACTGGATAAGGCCATTGAGAG CATTCAGACACAGCGGGATGGTCTAATATTCATCTACGATATGACCAATTCAACCTATGCTAACTTTGACTATGAGTTGTGTGTGAAGATACTCAATCTACTCAAA GGAGCGTTTCCTGCCCGACTGAAGTGTGTGTTTATCGTGTCATCTCCACTGTGGTTCAGAGCACCTTTTGCAGTGCTCCGTCTCTTTGTAAGAGAGAAGCTTCGGGAGAGG GTTTGTACCGTCAAGGCCCATGAACTGGCCAATCACATCCCAGTGTCATCTCTTCCTGAGCATCTGGGTGGGACCTTAAATTATAGTCATATGGCCTGGGTCCAGTCCTGTTTCAATGCTGGCTCCACCGGTCACGGTAGCGATGCCAATGACAACCCAGACTGTGTGGGTAACCTGCTGCGTTCCTACTGGCCAGAGCAGAATATTGCCCCTCTGGATGGGACCAATGCCAACTTGCCTAACCACCGAAGCCAAGTGAATCACACCCAGCACTGGAATGGCTCTGCCCTCCAAGGGCGTGGCCACCACCCTCCTCCACAGTCTGACACACCCCCCGATACGCCGatacaccacattcacacagaaAACACAGTTGTCACGGAAACAGATTGGGCGTCTGACGGACAAATTCAAGAGGAACATGGACAAGGTAATGGACAGGGAAATGatgacgaagaagaagacgaagaagaacgagaggaagaggaggacggggTTCCCCCTTTGCCACAGAAGTCccgtcctcctccaccctcccacaGTCCTCCATCGTTGCCTGTTGAGCTGATGGAAGTGTCCGTACACATGCCTGAGCTGGGGGGCATGACTGTGCATGAGCTTGTGGCACATGTGAAGAGGAGCCGCAAGAGGGGTATTTACCAGGAGTACGAGCAGATCCGCAAGGAGCCACCCACAGGAACCTTCACTTACTCAAA GAATCCTTCCAATCAGATCAAGAACCGTTACAGTGATGTCCTTTGTCTGGATGACTCTCGTGTCAGATTGACCACCctcgatgaggaggaggatgag ACATCAGACTACATTAACGCCAGCTTCATGGACGGTTACAAAAGGAGCCGAGCCTACATCGCCACTCAGG GGCCGCTCCCAAAAACATTTGGTGATTTCTGGAGAATGGTGTGGGAGCAAATGGTCTTAATAATCGTCATGACCACCAG agtTGTAGAGCGGGGACGTGTAAAGTGTGGGCAGTACTGGCCAATTGAAGCCGGCCAGACCGAAGACTATGGATATTTCCTGGTGAGGAATGTACACATCGAGACTTTCCAGGACTTCAAGTTGTCTCACCTCGAGCTTTACAATAACCAA ACCGGAGAGACGAGGGATGTCGCTCACTACCTGTATCTGAGTTGGCCTGATTTTGGTGTGCCAAAATCTGCCTCAGCCATGTTGGACTTCAGGGCTCAGGTGAAGGAAAGGCAAGAGGCGGGAATCCAAGCACTCGGACCTCACTGGACAGGGCCGCCGGGAGGTCCCCCAATTGTGGTGCACTGCAGCGCAGGCATTGGCCGCACAG GTACGTTTTGCACATTGGACATCTGTCTGTCTCGTTTGGAAGACATTGGGACTGTGGACGTGGAGCAGACTGTGCGCCGCATGCGAACCCAGCGTGCCTACAGCATCCAGACGTGGGACCAGTACTACTTCTGCTACACAGCAGTCATTGAGCACGCCCAGAGGACTGGCCTCATCCCCCCCCTTGAGTGGTCCGATGCTGAGCTCGAAACGGATAGCGAGTAA
- the ptpn9b gene encoding tyrosine-protein phosphatase non-receptor type 9 isoform X4, whose product MAEALTTQEEVAVEEFLTELQSREQTQNVVLVSEITAVKFLMARKFDVSRAIDLFQAYKNTRIKEGIYNINPEEEPLRTELLSGKFTVLPGRDSKGAALALFTARLHRPELTTHKAVLQAIIYQLDKAIESIQTQRDGLIFIYDMTNSTYANFDYELCVKILNLLKGAFPARLKCVFIVSSPLWFRAPFAVLRLFVREKLRERVCTVKAHELANHIPVSSLPEHLGGTLNYSHMAWVQSCFNAGSTGHGSDANDNPDCVGNLLRSYWPEQNIAPLDGTNANLPNHRSQVNHTQHWNGSALQGRGHHPPPQSDTPPDTPIHHIHTENTVVTETDWASDGQIQEEHGQGNGQGNDDEEEDEEEREEEEDGVPPLPQKSRPPPPSHSPPSLPVELMEVSVHMPELGGMTVHELVAHVKRSRKRGIYQEYEQIRKEPPTGTFTYSKNPSNQIKNRYSDVLCLDDSRVRLTTLDEEEDETSDYINASFMDGYKRSRAYIATQGPLPKTFGDFWRMVWEQMVLIIVMTTRVVERGRVKCGQYWPIEAGQTEDYGYFLVRNVHIETFQDFKLSHLELYNNQTGETRDVAHYLYLSWPDFGVPKSASAMLDFRAQVKERQEAGIQALGPHWTGPPGGPPIVVHCSAGIGRTDIGTVDVEQTVRRMRTQRAYSIQTWDQYYFCYTAVIEHAQRTGLIPPLEWSDAELETDSE is encoded by the exons GCTGTGGAGGAGTTCCTGACAGAGTTGCAGAGTCGGGAGCAAACACAGAATGTTGTGCTCGTCTCTGAAATTACTGCAGTGAAGTTTCTTATGGCACGCAAGTTTGATGTGTCCAGAGCCATTGACCTCTTTCAAGCCTACAAG AATACAAGAATAAAGGAAGGAATTTACAACATCAATCCAGAAGAGGAGCCCCTGAGAACAGAGCTGCTGAGTGGGAAGTTCACAGTGCTG CCTGGCCGGGATTCTAAGGGTGCTGCTCTGGCTTTATTCACCGCTCGCCTTCATCGGCCGGAACTCACAACACATAAGGCTGTGCTGCAGGCCATCATCTATCAACTGGATAAGGCCATTGAGAG CATTCAGACACAGCGGGATGGTCTAATATTCATCTACGATATGACCAATTCAACCTATGCTAACTTTGACTATGAGTTGTGTGTGAAGATACTCAATCTACTCAAA GGAGCGTTTCCTGCCCGACTGAAGTGTGTGTTTATCGTGTCATCTCCACTGTGGTTCAGAGCACCTTTTGCAGTGCTCCGTCTCTTTGTAAGAGAGAAGCTTCGGGAGAGG GTTTGTACCGTCAAGGCCCATGAACTGGCCAATCACATCCCAGTGTCATCTCTTCCTGAGCATCTGGGTGGGACCTTAAATTATAGTCATATGGCCTGGGTCCAGTCCTGTTTCAATGCTGGCTCCACCGGTCACGGTAGCGATGCCAATGACAACCCAGACTGTGTGGGTAACCTGCTGCGTTCCTACTGGCCAGAGCAGAATATTGCCCCTCTGGATGGGACCAATGCCAACTTGCCTAACCACCGAAGCCAAGTGAATCACACCCAGCACTGGAATGGCTCTGCCCTCCAAGGGCGTGGCCACCACCCTCCTCCACAGTCTGACACACCCCCCGATACGCCGatacaccacattcacacagaaAACACAGTTGTCACGGAAACAGATTGGGCGTCTGACGGACAAATTCAAGAGGAACATGGACAAGGTAATGGACAGGGAAATGatgacgaagaagaagacgaagaagaacgagaggaagaggaggacggggTTCCCCCTTTGCCACAGAAGTCccgtcctcctccaccctcccacaGTCCTCCATCGTTGCCTGTTGAGCTGATGGAAGTGTCCGTACACATGCCTGAGCTGGGGGGCATGACTGTGCATGAGCTTGTGGCACATGTGAAGAGGAGCCGCAAGAGGGGTATTTACCAGGAGTACGAGCAGATCCGCAAGGAGCCACCCACAGGAACCTTCACTTACTCAAA GAATCCTTCCAATCAGATCAAGAACCGTTACAGTGATGTCCTTTGTCTGGATGACTCTCGTGTCAGATTGACCACCctcgatgaggaggaggatgag ACATCAGACTACATTAACGCCAGCTTCATGGACGGTTACAAAAGGAGCCGAGCCTACATCGCCACTCAGG GGCCGCTCCCAAAAACATTTGGTGATTTCTGGAGAATGGTGTGGGAGCAAATGGTCTTAATAATCGTCATGACCACCAG agtTGTAGAGCGGGGACGTGTAAAGTGTGGGCAGTACTGGCCAATTGAAGCCGGCCAGACCGAAGACTATGGATATTTCCTGGTGAGGAATGTACACATCGAGACTTTCCAGGACTTCAAGTTGTCTCACCTCGAGCTTTACAATAACCAA ACCGGAGAGACGAGGGATGTCGCTCACTACCTGTATCTGAGTTGGCCTGATTTTGGTGTGCCAAAATCTGCCTCAGCCATGTTGGACTTCAGGGCTCAGGTGAAGGAAAGGCAAGAGGCGGGAATCCAAGCACTCGGACCTCACTGGACAGGGCCGCCGGGAGGTCCCCCAATTGTGGTGCACTGCAGCGCAGGCATTGGCCGCACAG ACATTGGGACTGTGGACGTGGAGCAGACTGTGCGCCGCATGCGAACCCAGCGTGCCTACAGCATCCAGACGTGGGACCAGTACTACTTCTGCTACACAGCAGTCATTGAGCACGCCCAGAGGACTGGCCTCATCCCCCCCCTTGAGTGGTCCGATGCTGAGCTCGAAACGGATAGCGAGTAA
- the ptpn9b gene encoding tyrosine-protein phosphatase non-receptor type 9 isoform X1: MAEALTTQEEVAVEEFLTELQSREQTQNVVLVSEITAVKFLMARKFDVSRAIDLFQAYKNTRIKEGIYNINPEEEPLRTELLSGKFTVLPGRDSKGAALALFTARLHRPELTTHKAVLQAIIYQLDKAIESIQTQRDGLIFIYDMTNSTYANFDYELCVKILNLLKGAFPARLKCVFIVSSPLWFRAPFAVLRLFVREKLRERVCTVKAHELANHIPVSSLPEHLGGTLNYSHMAWVQSCFNAGSTGHGSDANDNPDCVGNLLRSYWPEQNIAPLDGTNANLPNHRSQVNHTQHWNGSALQGRGHHPPPQSDTPPDTPIHHIHTENTVVTETDWASDGQIQEEHGQGNGQGNDDEEEDEEEREEEEDGVPPLPQKSRPPPPSHSPPSLPVELMEVSVHMPELGGMTVHELVAHVKRSRKRGIYQEYEQIRKEPPTGTFTYSKNPSNQIKNRYSDVLCLDDSRVRLTTLDEEEDETSDYINASFMDGYKRSRAYIATQGPLPKTFGDFWRMVWEQMVLIIVMTTRVVERGRVKCGQYWPIEAGQTEDYGYFLVRNVHIETFQDFKLSHLELYNNQTGETRDVAHYLYLSWPDFGVPKSASAMLDFRAQVKERQEAGIQALGPHWTGPPGGPPIVVHCSAGIGRTGTFCTLDICLSRLEDIGTVDVEQTVRRMRTQRAYSIQTWDQYYFCYTAVIEHAQRTGLIPPLEWSDAELETDSE; the protein is encoded by the exons GCTGTGGAGGAGTTCCTGACAGAGTTGCAGAGTCGGGAGCAAACACAGAATGTTGTGCTCGTCTCTGAAATTACTGCAGTGAAGTTTCTTATGGCACGCAAGTTTGATGTGTCCAGAGCCATTGACCTCTTTCAAGCCTACAAG AATACAAGAATAAAGGAAGGAATTTACAACATCAATCCAGAAGAGGAGCCCCTGAGAACAGAGCTGCTGAGTGGGAAGTTCACAGTGCTG CCTGGCCGGGATTCTAAGGGTGCTGCTCTGGCTTTATTCACCGCTCGCCTTCATCGGCCGGAACTCACAACACATAAGGCTGTGCTGCAGGCCATCATCTATCAACTGGATAAGGCCATTGAGAG CATTCAGACACAGCGGGATGGTCTAATATTCATCTACGATATGACCAATTCAACCTATGCTAACTTTGACTATGAGTTGTGTGTGAAGATACTCAATCTACTCAAA GGAGCGTTTCCTGCCCGACTGAAGTGTGTGTTTATCGTGTCATCTCCACTGTGGTTCAGAGCACCTTTTGCAGTGCTCCGTCTCTTTGTAAGAGAGAAGCTTCGGGAGAGG GTTTGTACCGTCAAGGCCCATGAACTGGCCAATCACATCCCAGTGTCATCTCTTCCTGAGCATCTGGGTGGGACCTTAAATTATAGTCATATGGCCTGGGTCCAGTCCTGTTTCAATGCTGGCTCCACCGGTCACGGTAGCGATGCCAATGACAACCCAGACTGTGTGGGTAACCTGCTGCGTTCCTACTGGCCAGAGCAGAATATTGCCCCTCTGGATGGGACCAATGCCAACTTGCCTAACCACCGAAGCCAAGTGAATCACACCCAGCACTGGAATGGCTCTGCCCTCCAAGGGCGTGGCCACCACCCTCCTCCACAGTCTGACACACCCCCCGATACGCCGatacaccacattcacacagaaAACACAGTTGTCACGGAAACAGATTGGGCGTCTGACGGACAAATTCAAGAGGAACATGGACAAGGTAATGGACAGGGAAATGatgacgaagaagaagacgaagaagaacgagaggaagaggaggacggggTTCCCCCTTTGCCACAGAAGTCccgtcctcctccaccctcccacaGTCCTCCATCGTTGCCTGTTGAGCTGATGGAAGTGTCCGTACACATGCCTGAGCTGGGGGGCATGACTGTGCATGAGCTTGTGGCACATGTGAAGAGGAGCCGCAAGAGGGGTATTTACCAGGAGTACGAGCAGATCCGCAAGGAGCCACCCACAGGAACCTTCACTTACTCAAA GAATCCTTCCAATCAGATCAAGAACCGTTACAGTGATGTCCTTTGTCTGGATGACTCTCGTGTCAGATTGACCACCctcgatgaggaggaggatgag ACATCAGACTACATTAACGCCAGCTTCATGGACGGTTACAAAAGGAGCCGAGCCTACATCGCCACTCAGG GGCCGCTCCCAAAAACATTTGGTGATTTCTGGAGAATGGTGTGGGAGCAAATGGTCTTAATAATCGTCATGACCACCAG agtTGTAGAGCGGGGACGTGTAAAGTGTGGGCAGTACTGGCCAATTGAAGCCGGCCAGACCGAAGACTATGGATATTTCCTGGTGAGGAATGTACACATCGAGACTTTCCAGGACTTCAAGTTGTCTCACCTCGAGCTTTACAATAACCAA ACCGGAGAGACGAGGGATGTCGCTCACTACCTGTATCTGAGTTGGCCTGATTTTGGTGTGCCAAAATCTGCCTCAGCCATGTTGGACTTCAGGGCTCAGGTGAAGGAAAGGCAAGAGGCGGGAATCCAAGCACTCGGACCTCACTGGACAGGGCCGCCGGGAGGTCCCCCAATTGTGGTGCACTGCAGCGCAGGCATTGGCCGCACAG GTACGTTTTGCACATTGGACATCTGTCTGTCTCGTTTGGAAGACATTGGGACTGTGGACGTGGAGCAGACTGTGCGCCGCATGCGAACCCAGCGTGCCTACAGCATCCAGACGTGGGACCAGTACTACTTCTGCTACACAGCAGTCATTGAGCACGCCCAGAGGACTGGCCTCATCCCCCCCCTTGAGTGGTCCGATGCTGAGCTCGAAACGGATAGCGAGTAA